From one Lotus japonicus ecotype B-129 chromosome 3, LjGifu_v1.2 genomic stretch:
- the LOC130744264 gene encoding uncharacterized protein LOC130744264, producing the protein MNQIKEMNEEAYNWLMAIPTRAWCKHAFNYHPRCDVLMNNLSESFNATILLARDKPILTMLEWIRTYTMGRFATMNEKLQKYNGKIMPRPLKRLSIEVQGTGNWLPTRSAEHIYEVQHIISDERKNIAPTYKRAAGRPKKLRRRDPYEDPNPSRLRRGGAPIKCGRFNQHGHNARGCKNEPAPGYETRKKRITECGKCKQEGHTTKKCKNTAPVDEGQTSAAVGTVGEDQSTAEPVVQGQGAAVPVVQSQGDAAPVVDEGDVDHTTADLESQLTRKGKRPYVSRATAEPVVASHGDESDDELTPADFQSEFTRKRGKKTYVSRAATEVPVVGRWTQLLTAMVSSSRGHEVHKTMKEKDLHLHKTKGWRMETKALGNQFNWSLNASGVE; encoded by the exons ATGAACCAAATCAAGGAGATGAATGAGGAAGCGTATAACTGGTTAATGGCCATACCAACAAGGGCTTGGTGCAAACATGCATTCAACTACCATCCTAGGTGCGATGTTCTCATGAACAACCTTTCGGAGTCATTTAATGCAACTATTCTACTGGCTAGGGACAAACCAATCCTAACGATGCTTGAATGGATTCGGACATATACTATGGGGAGGTTTGCTACAATGAATGAAAAGCTGCAGAAGTATAATGGTAAAATCATGCCTAGACCATTAAAGAGGCTATCAATAGAAGTTCAGGGAACTGGGAATTGGTTGCCAACAAGAAGTGCAGAGCATATTTATGAGGTTCAACACATTATCTCTGATGAGAG AAAAAATATTGCCCCCACCTACAAAAGAGCTGCCGGTAGGCCAAAGAAGTTAAGGAGAAGGGATCcttatgaagatccaaatccaAGTAGATTGAGGAGAGGTGGTGCACCCATAAAATGTGGGAGATTCAACCAACATGGACACAATGCCAGAGGTTGCAAGAATGAACCAGCTCCTGGATATGAAACAAGAAAGAAG AGAATAACTGAATGTGGAAAATGCAAGCAAGAAGGGCATACCACAAAGAAATGCAAGAACACTGCACCTGTTGACGAAGGTCAAACCTCTGCTGCCGTTGGAACTGTTGGTGAGGACCAAAGTACTGCTGAACCTGTAGTTCAAGGCCAAGGTGCTGCTGTACCTGTAGTTCAGAGCCAAGGGGATGCTGCTCCTGTTGTTGATGAAGGAGATGTGGACCACACAACTGCAGATCTTGAATCTCAGTTGACAAGGAAG GGTAAAAGGCCCTATGTAAGTAGAGCTACTGCTGAACCTGTTGTTGCGAGCCATGGCGATGAAAGTGATGATGAACTCACACCTGCAGATTTTCAATCTGAGTTTACAAGAAAG AGGGGTAAAAAGACTTATGTATCTAGAGCTGCTACTGAAGTTCCTGTTGTGGGGAGGTGGACTCAACTACTTACAGCCATGGTCAGTTCTTCACGAGGTCACGAGGTGCACAAGACCATGAAGGAGAAAGATCTACATCTGCACAAGACCAAAGGATGGAGGATGGAGACAAAAGCATTAGGAAATCAATTTAATTGGTCTCTTAATGCAAGTGGGGTAGAATAG
- the LOC130744265 gene encoding uncharacterized protein LOC130744265 — MHGPQEWFIRFKEEFVKKKTKTPARKVYQSQARDETPSNVPVFEDVTDEEELSAENSPIGLDQDAVPDARASIPEDIPDQETSGKESTAHEDSGVPTQSHGSSSPSKEDESVHVSTDDSQSKESSQTPASVQNISDDVPSTASLPDSVAARIKRKRRVPDVEESPAPKKKAKSTPTTSRSKQKVVKGKGKQHEVKSKSVKEKKVLVAAEESGSDVEADVEDILPSEKKKYAGKHIPQNVPAVPIDNVSFHAEGHVQKWKYVCQRRIAKERDVGSDVLECKEVVALIEKVGLMKTILKVGRCYERLVKEFLVFVRAKCVEFSPTVINKALGRSVVDFVDEELSLDVVAEEITAGQVKKWPIKKLLSTGNLTVKYAILKRIGVTLRHADTCVVKLPISFPSLLTEIILQQHPQIIRADEVAMPKGVPITLDHRLFMEPHVPDIAVPFSRTYVPASVSDSDTKAIIAELMDVSKALQETIKISTARKIKVDALLLKLQEEEGQEGEPSGAATAPHDAGTEEEGESEESIEETEGDSSSED, encoded by the exons ATGCATGGGCCTCAAGAGTGGTTCATCAGATTCAAAGAAGAGTTtgtgaagaagaagaccaagaccCCAGCAAGAAAGGTGTATCAGTCTCAGGCTCGTGATGAGACTCCCTCAAATGTTCCTGTTTTTGAGGATGTCACTGATGAAGAAGAGCTTTCTGCTGAAAACTCTCCCATTGGTCTCGATCAAGATGCTGTGCCCGATGCTAGGGCTTCTATACCTGAAGATATCCCTGATCAAGAAACTTCTGGGAAGGAATCCActgctcatgaagattcaggtgtACCCACTCAATCTCATGGgtcttcttctccttcaaaaGAGGATGAATCGGTGCATGTGTCCACTGATGATTCTCAGTCCAAGGAATCAAGCCAGACTCCTGCttctgttcagaacatctctgatgatgttccttCAACTGCTTCTTTgcctgatagtgttgctgccaggatcaagagaaaaagaagggttcCTGATGTTGAAGAATCTCCTGCTCCAAAGAAAAAGGCCAAGTCCACTCCAACAACTTCCAGGTCTAAGCAAAAAGTTGTGAAGGGAAAAGGTAAGCAACATGAAGTTAAATCCAAGAGTGTCAAGGAAAAGAAGGTTCTAGTTGCTGCTGAGGAATCTGGGTCAGATGTTGAAGCTGATGTCGAGGACATCTTGccttctgagaagaagaagtatGCAGGAAAACacattcctcagaatgttcctgctgtaCCCATTGATAATGTTTCCTTTCATGCTGAAGGTCATGTTCAAAAGTGGAAGTATGTGTGTCAACGCAGAATTGCCAAGGAAAGGGATGTTGGCTCTGATGTACTTGAGTGCAAGGAAGTGGTTGCACTTATTGAAAAGGTTGGATTGATGAAGACTATTCTCAAGGTGGGAAGGTGTTATGAGAGGCTTGTGAAGGAATTTCTG GTGTTTGTGAGGGCTAAATGTGTTGAGTTCTCTCCTACTGTGATCAACAAAGCACTTGGTAGAagtgttgttgattttgttgatgaGGAATTGTCCTTGGATGTGGTTGCCGAGGAGATTACTGCTGGCCAAGTCAAGAAGTGGCCCatcaagaagttgttgtctactggaaatctgacTGTGAAGTATGCAATCCTTAAAAGGATTGGAGTT acattgaggCATGCTGACACTTGTGTTGTGAAGCTCCcaatctcttttccatctcTTCTTACAGAGATCATTCTCCAACAGCATCCTCAGATCATCAGGGCTGATGAGGTTGCTATGCCCAAGGGTGTTCCAATTACCCTGGATCATCGTTTGTTCATGGAGCCACATGTCCCGGACATTGCTGTGCCATTTAGCAGGACTTATGTCCCTGCTTCTGTGAGTGACTCTGACACTAAGGCCATTATTGCTGAATTGATGGATGTTTctaaggctttgcaggagactaTCAAGATCAGCACTGCTAGGAAGATAAAGGTTGATGCTTTGCTTCTCAAGcttcaagaggaagaaggtcaagagggtGAGCCAAGTGGTGCTGCTACTGCTCCTCATGATGCAGGCACTGAAGAAGAGGGAGAATCCGAAGAAAGTATagaagaaactgaaggagaCTCCAGTTCTGAAGATTAG